From a region of the uncultured Desulfatiglans sp. genome:
- the pstS gene encoding Phosphate binding protein, whose protein sequence is MPLHNLRFLACIILCAGILLGASGCAESEPDVVRIYGSTTTQPVLERIVRAYSRQSSVRIEVVPIGSHKGIEALVGGQCEIAASSVPATDSELGEGAAQYREFVFGYDMVVPIVHPRNPLRDLSLGQLRDIFSGKIERWSQLGGADLPIVTVNRSENSGTHDIWNRIVASAPEEIAGEPIVVASNSAVAAYVATHPEAIGYISSGFVNDEIRPLSIDGIEASIENARSKRYPVLRRLLLYTSSDCLTWEIKSFIIYLLSDEGQSEVRQAGFVPVDIFG, encoded by the coding sequence ATGCCCTTACACAACCTTCGTTTTCTTGCCTGCATCATTCTCTGTGCGGGGATCCTGCTGGGAGCCTCCGGCTGCGCGGAGAGCGAACCCGACGTTGTCCGCATATACGGCTCAACGACGACCCAGCCGGTCCTGGAGCGGATTGTGCGGGCCTATTCCAGGCAAAGCAGCGTCCGGATCGAGGTCGTGCCCATCGGGTCGCACAAGGGCATCGAGGCCCTCGTCGGCGGACAGTGCGAGATTGCCGCCTCATCCGTCCCGGCGACGGATTCGGAACTCGGGGAGGGCGCAGCCCAATATCGCGAGTTCGTCTTCGGATATGATATGGTCGTCCCTATCGTACACCCTCGAAACCCCCTTCGAGATCTATCCCTTGGGCAGCTTCGAGACATCTTCTCCGGAAAGATCGAGCGGTGGAGCCAGCTCGGAGGAGCGGACCTGCCCATTGTAACAGTCAACCGCAGTGAAAACTCGGGAACCCACGACATCTGGAATCGGATCGTCGCCTCTGCCCCCGAAGAGATCGCCGGTGAACCCATCGTGGTTGCCTCCAACAGCGCCGTAGCCGCCTATGTGGCCACGCATCCGGAGGCCATCGGATACATCAGCTCCGGATTCGTCAACGACGAGATCCGGCCTCTCAGTATCGACGGCATCGAGGCCTCCATCGAGAACGCCCGCTCGAAACGGTACCCCGTTCTCAGACGCCTCCTGCTTTACACCTCATCGGATTGCCTCACGTGGGAAATCAAGTCTTTCATCATCTATCTTCTGAGCGACGAGGGGCAGAGCGAGGTCAGGCAGGCGGGTTTCGTGCCGGTGGACATCTTCGGATAA
- a CDS encoding hypothetical protein (Evidence 5 : Unknown function), with translation MTDLEYGWVGEKRMQPGEIVRRKGSSWGAPIFPGPLFPCPVSLKISTSGRNPDDVIPEGIILKMPAAVKA, from the coding sequence ATGACCGACCTCGAATACGGTTGGGTGGGTGAGAAACGCATGCAGCCAGGCGAAATCGTTCGAAGAAAGGGTTCCTCTTGGGGGGCCCCGATTTTTCCCGGCCCTCTCTTCCCGTGCCCTGTTTCCCTGAAGATTTCAACCTCCGGACGCAATCCGGACGATGTCATTCCAGAGGGCATCATCCTGAAAATGCCCGCGGCGGTCAAGGCCTAA